In the genome of Neisseria animaloris, one region contains:
- a CDS encoding DUF5906 domain-containing protein, whose protein sequence is MKKLDFKSVADAALNAADNLLAEWLPGGKYKGHEFFALNPTRADRHLGSFAVNTHSGAWADYATGDAGGDLISLYAYLFTNGNQGDAFRAVADRLNIGNFQPVQRVEWDGTPKTGNAKSKRESWRPVVPFDEERLLHLSGSRAYSFARNGREEGLRAVYRDAEGRPLCVVQRFIEPGGKSDYPFSWCNNAEGVQQWCNRRVNDPQPLFGLDALAAHPDLPVLVVEGEKCKIVVDDSGLLGGWVVVSWLGGCNGWKKADWQPLAGRNVVLWPDCDSQREKLTKAEAAAGIDPHSKPFLAKAAQPGFKAMAGIAEKLAGLGCSVRMVQIPEPGVWPCGYDIADAFADGGKLIDPVAALADSALIPWSSENAESFPHLSDDERVRETTHAANEGGAGVDYAENNGWRDDELAESDDEMHGFMADLLENYSQIGLKMKAVNLITGETFTRSQMEKIFTKFAVNAWFNSPSRKTMAEFQAEITIKQRRLEALAEYDNFGGMIDRYIYLDGTTDAFDVALGKIVSLAAVKAAFPEQCENWQKSAARKVCPMSNYVFEPALPPGISYTGDGEKVKFINMFKGLPVKSDEPDMLFPSETPLEKIKAAYPKCKHIIGLIEHLCGGNGRMSGDVTEWVLNWLACRFRWPQRKPATALVFISETQGVGKSTLGNKVLKELFGDYFVKLNQNALESQFNAPFQNRLVTVFEEISPSDERKNVIGKFKDMITSETIMIERKGKDPLEYSDYNSFLVFSNDEKAIPIEANDRRFMVMEIREKFSDAQYEALQAEIDAGGIQAFADFLFALPLQYTAGYQRQDDGGDIRMVPVRATFTPHTKPLPTPIKNRMIGLNKSGWEAFFDDWYQGELGLPFITCAAADLWAVYKAWCADTKTFSMTQKNFYASIAKRLQDIRTRVKVDGLEKRLRIFIVPHSWMSKRDQDRYPEPNTGNTFRGEYGLVNKSDYYGKQVSSFNAAASVDLPHLKNI, encoded by the coding sequence CGTGCCGACCGGCATTTAGGGTCGTTTGCCGTTAATACGCATTCCGGTGCGTGGGCGGACTACGCCACCGGTGATGCGGGCGGCGATTTAATCAGCTTGTATGCCTATCTGTTTACCAACGGTAATCAGGGCGACGCATTTCGGGCGGTGGCTGATCGGCTGAATATTGGTAATTTTCAGCCTGTGCAGCGGGTGGAATGGGACGGTACGCCGAAAACAGGTAATGCGAAATCCAAGCGTGAGAGCTGGCGGCCTGTGGTGCCGTTTGATGAAGAGCGTTTGCTTCATTTAAGCGGTTCGCGGGCATATTCTTTTGCGCGCAACGGGCGTGAAGAAGGTTTGCGGGCGGTGTACCGCGATGCTGAAGGCCGCCCCTTGTGTGTGGTGCAACGGTTTATCGAGCCGGGCGGCAAGTCGGATTACCCTTTCTCGTGGTGCAATAACGCGGAAGGTGTGCAGCAATGGTGTAACCGGCGCGTTAACGACCCGCAGCCGTTGTTCGGTTTGGATGCACTGGCGGCGCATCCTGATTTGCCGGTGCTGGTGGTTGAAGGCGAAAAATGTAAGATTGTGGTCGATGACAGCGGGTTGTTGGGCGGCTGGGTAGTGGTGTCGTGGCTGGGCGGTTGTAACGGCTGGAAAAAGGCGGATTGGCAGCCGCTGGCGGGTAGGAATGTGGTGCTGTGGCCTGATTGCGACAGCCAGCGTGAGAAATTGACCAAAGCAGAAGCGGCCGCGGGCATCGACCCTCACAGCAAGCCGTTTTTAGCCAAGGCGGCGCAGCCCGGCTTTAAGGCTATGGCGGGTATCGCCGAAAAGCTGGCCGGTTTGGGCTGCTCCGTGCGTATGGTTCAGATTCCTGAGCCGGGCGTATGGCCGTGCGGCTACGATATTGCAGATGCCTTTGCGGATGGCGGCAAACTGATAGACCCCGTGGCGGCTTTGGCCGATTCTGCCCTTATCCCGTGGTCGTCTGAAAATGCGGAATCTTTCCCGCACCTTTCTGATGATGAGCGCGTGCGCGAAACGACGCACGCGGCAAATGAAGGGGGCGCGGGGGTGGATTATGCCGAAAACAACGGCTGGCGGGATGATGAGTTGGCGGAATCTGATGATGAAATGCACGGTTTTATGGCTGATTTGTTGGAAAATTACAGCCAAATCGGGTTGAAAATGAAAGCGGTTAACCTGATAACGGGCGAAACTTTTACACGCTCGCAAATGGAGAAAATATTTACCAAGTTTGCGGTTAATGCTTGGTTTAATTCGCCGAGCCGTAAAACGATGGCTGAATTTCAGGCGGAGATCACCATTAAGCAACGCCGTTTGGAAGCGTTGGCGGAATATGACAATTTCGGCGGTATGATTGACCGCTACATCTATCTTGACGGTACAACCGATGCGTTTGATGTTGCTTTGGGTAAGATTGTTTCGCTGGCTGCGGTTAAGGCGGCGTTTCCGGAGCAATGTGAGAATTGGCAAAAATCGGCGGCGCGTAAGGTGTGCCCGATGAGCAATTATGTTTTTGAGCCTGCCTTGCCGCCCGGTATCAGTTATACCGGGGATGGCGAAAAGGTTAAATTTATCAATATGTTTAAAGGTTTGCCGGTTAAATCTGATGAACCTGATATGCTGTTTCCGTCTGAAACGCCGCTGGAGAAAATCAAGGCGGCTTATCCTAAGTGCAAGCATATTATCGGCCTGATTGAGCATCTTTGCGGCGGCAACGGCAGGATGTCAGGCGATGTGACGGAATGGGTTTTAAATTGGTTGGCCTGCCGTTTCAGATGGCCGCAACGCAAACCGGCTACGGCTTTGGTGTTTATTTCCGAGACGCAAGGGGTGGGTAAATCGACGCTGGGCAACAAAGTTTTGAAAGAGTTGTTTGGTGATTATTTTGTGAAACTCAACCAAAATGCGCTGGAAAGCCAGTTTAATGCACCGTTTCAAAACAGGTTGGTAACGGTGTTCGAGGAAATCAGCCCGTCTGACGAACGCAAAAACGTTATCGGCAAGTTTAAGGATATGATTACCTCTGAAACCATTATGATTGAGCGTAAGGGCAAAGACCCGCTGGAATATTCGGACTACAATTCGTTTTTGGTTTTTTCAAATGACGAAAAAGCGATACCTATCGAAGCAAACGACCGCCGCTTTATGGTGATGGAAATCCGGGAAAAGTTTTCTGATGCGCAATATGAGGCATTACAGGCGGAAATAGATGCGGGCGGTATTCAGGCGTTTGCCGATTTTCTGTTTGCCTTGCCGTTGCAATACACGGCAGGTTATCAGCGGCAGGATGATGGCGGCGATATCCGCATGGTGCCTGTGCGGGCAACGTTTACGCCGCATACCAAGCCATTGCCAACTCCGATTAAAAACCGCATGATCGGGCTTAATAAATCGGGATGGGAAGCATTTTTCGATGATTGGTATCAAGGCGAACTTGGTTTGCCGTTTATAACCTGTGCTGCCGCGGATTTGTGGGCAGTTTATAAGGCGTGGTGTGCGGACACCAAAACTTTCAGCATGACGCAAAAGAATTTCTATGCCAGCATAGCCAAACGTTTGCAGGATATACGCACCCGTGTTAAGGTTGACGGCCTTGAAAAACGGCTGCGGATTTTTATCGTGCCGCATTCGTGGATGAGCAAGCGCGATCAGGATAGATACCCGGAGCCGAATACGGGGAATACCTTTCGAGGAGAATATGGCCTTGTCAATAAATCTGACTATTATGGCAAGCAAGTATCATCATTCAACGCTGCCGCTAGTGTGGATTTGCCGCACCTTAAAAATATATAG
- a CDS encoding DUF1799 domain-containing protein, whose product MYSETASKAEMDAFGFGEDDYGEEDAVGVWPCNWQAVQLFGAVSTQWRVGFGGAYGLDYQALAAVMDMRGIKRKRRAALFDDIQIMEAEVLAMWREKENG is encoded by the coding sequence ATGTATTCGGAAACCGCGTCTAAAGCCGAAATGGACGCTTTCGGTTTCGGCGAAGACGACTACGGAGAAGAAGACGCAGTAGGCGTGTGGCCGTGCAACTGGCAGGCGGTGCAGCTTTTCGGTGCGGTATCGACGCAATGGCGTGTCGGTTTCGGCGGTGCATACGGTTTGGATTATCAGGCGTTGGCGGCGGTGATGGATATGCGGGGCATAAAACGCAAACGCCGTGCCGCATTGTTTGATGATATTCAGATTATGGAAGCCGAAGTTTTGGCGATGTGGCGGGAAAAAGAAAATGGCTGA
- a CDS encoding head-tail joining protein: MFKEPLGVFTNPADFGETVQIGGVEVPAVFDCEYAPDSAYGFAVGNTDPQLIVVESSLPENTKSAVITVRGVEYTVAEIAPDGTGMSVIQLRSKQHETPTY, encoded by the coding sequence ATGTTTAAAGAGCCTTTGGGCGTATTTACCAATCCTGCGGATTTCGGCGAAACCGTGCAAATTGGCGGCGTGGAAGTGCCGGCGGTGTTCGATTGCGAATACGCACCCGACAGCGCGTACGGTTTTGCGGTGGGCAATACCGATCCTCAGCTTATCGTTGTTGAATCGTCATTGCCTGAAAACACAAAGTCGGCTGTGATTACCGTGCGCGGTGTTGAATATACTGTGGCGGAAATCGCGCCCGACGGTACGGGTATGAGCGTTATCCAGTTGCGGAGTAAGCAGCATGAAACACCAACTTACTGA
- a CDS encoding phage portal protein, translating into MPTNQPTAQKRGFFARMFGKKPTEPPKSGNRRSFAGARPLGSLQSWQPQNWSADALARTDLDRLRARARSLARDNDYMRKFLQMVENNIVGREGFSLQMRVPMDNGDKPDTLANRAIETAFYRWARCGVCDVTGTLSFADVQRLLVRSVARDGEALVRHIGGFENGYGYAVQVLDIDRLDTDYNRPAQYGQNAVRMGVELNEYSRPVAYWLRTSHPGESHLTPQVEQLRDRVPASEISHIYLHDRPEQRRGFPWVASAIIGLQNLGGYQEAAIIAARIGASKMGFFKQTEEADNFLPPIDGQEQDNGRGGVDLIDSVEPGTFHELPQGYDFTPFNPDYPHANYDAFVKASLRGIASGMGVAYHSLANDLEGVNFSSIRSGTLEERDAWMALQNWFTEAFLYDVFDRWIAAALLKGAIKTAAGNALPAAKLDKFRNHQWQGRRWAWVDPLKDINAHKEAVALSVKSRRAIADELGVDFDDVVAQIEQENQLLAEKGISVQRPSETLIQENQDDE; encoded by the coding sequence ATGCCAACCAATCAACCAACCGCGCAAAAGCGCGGTTTTTTTGCGCGTATGTTCGGTAAAAAGCCGACGGAGCCGCCGAAATCAGGCAACCGTCGCAGCTTTGCCGGTGCAAGGCCGTTGGGGTCGCTGCAATCTTGGCAGCCGCAAAACTGGTCGGCCGATGCGCTGGCGCGTACCGATTTGGACAGATTGCGAGCACGTGCCCGCAGCCTTGCCCGTGATAACGACTATATGCGCAAGTTTTTGCAGATGGTCGAAAACAACATTGTCGGCCGTGAAGGATTTTCGTTGCAGATGCGCGTGCCGATGGATAACGGCGACAAACCCGACACGTTGGCCAACCGTGCAATCGAAACGGCTTTTTACCGGTGGGCGCGGTGCGGGGTGTGTGATGTTACCGGCACATTGTCTTTTGCCGATGTGCAGCGGCTGTTGGTTCGTTCGGTTGCCCGCGACGGCGAAGCGTTGGTGCGGCATATCGGCGGTTTTGAGAACGGCTACGGCTATGCGGTGCAGGTGTTGGATATCGATCGGCTGGATACCGATTACAACCGGCCTGCGCAATACGGACAAAACGCCGTGCGTATGGGGGTGGAGTTAAACGAATACAGCCGCCCCGTAGCTTACTGGCTGCGCACCTCCCATCCCGGCGAAAGCCATTTGACGCCGCAGGTAGAGCAGTTGCGGGACCGGGTGCCGGCCAGTGAAATCAGTCATATCTACCTGCACGACCGCCCCGAACAGCGGCGCGGTTTCCCGTGGGTGGCATCGGCGATTATCGGCCTGCAAAACTTGGGCGGTTATCAGGAGGCCGCGATTATCGCGGCACGTATCGGTGCGTCGAAGATGGGCTTCTTTAAACAAACCGAAGAAGCAGACAACTTTTTACCGCCGATTGACGGGCAAGAGCAGGATAACGGCCGCGGCGGGGTGGATTTAATCGATTCCGTGGAACCCGGCACATTCCACGAATTGCCGCAGGGTTACGACTTTACGCCGTTTAATCCCGACTATCCTCATGCAAACTACGACGCTTTTGTTAAAGCCAGTTTGCGCGGGATTGCCAGCGGTATGGGTGTAGCCTACCACTCCCTTGCCAACGACCTCGAAGGCGTTAATTTTTCCAGCATCCGCAGCGGCACACTGGAAGAGCGCGACGCATGGATGGCTTTGCAAAACTGGTTTACCGAAGCGTTTTTGTACGATGTGTTCGACCGTTGGATAGCTGCCGCCCTGTTGAAAGGCGCTATTAAAACCGCCGCGGGCAATGCGCTGCCTGCCGCTAAGTTGGATAAATTCCGAAACCATCAATGGCAAGGCCGCCGTTGGGCATGGGTTGACCCGTTGAAAGATATCAACGCCCATAAAGAAGCAGTTGCTTTGAGCGTGAAATCCCGCCGCGCGATTGCCGATGAATTGGGAGTGGATTTTGACGACGTAGTGGCGCAAATCGAACAGGAAAACCAGCTTTTGGCCGAGAAAGGCATTTCGGTGCAAAGGCCGTCTGAAACCCTAATACAGGAAAACCAAGATGACGAATAA
- a CDS encoding phage terminase large subunit family protein, with product MTTTAQATMQERMAETVARVMRQACQKWRPPRKVKTRDWATRYRYLSSIESARPGKYVLGVTPYLEWENSPLDALDDPNVQVVCCQKSAQVAWTSGVLGNFLGKTIATDPSPILVLFPKEGAAKEYMDEKFTPMVEATPVLREKIDTRSRVQGQRQLFKQFGGGFLKVVGSNSPTSVKSSPVPIVCVEEPDDCNLNLRGQGDSIKLAKERTKTYRRPKIVLGGTPTIAGVSTIAAEMELSDKRVGMVPCHECGEAHALSFDYLSCDEDPNGNHPVFGKKLPETAHYTCPHCGAVWNDMQKNRNVKRGWWQATAPFHGTAGFYLNELYSPFPGSVFSELMKKWLTAQHEMDNGDIAPMIAFVNSSIGIPFEMTNEGIKEDELAERGEDYEENTVPRGGLLLTMGVDVQHDRLAIIIRAWGRGEESWLVWWGEVHGNTVDPKSDVWRKLAEMIFQTAYRHESGAGMKIAAVSIDSSDGNTSDAVYGFVRACRGYKHVNVMAVKGSVNPDKEVFSKARAIDLKHKNTKADKFGVQVYSVGVSRAKDLLIDEYARINLEGSGAGRMHFYKEVRPDYCGQLLSEIKVPSRMNKHKKVWQKKVGVRNEALDCEVYALHAARSLGTHTMSAARWALYENALLQSELFAEPKAAEGDRPSETAAPQTGNGYGAVGRRRKGGNFATNF from the coding sequence ATGACGACGACAGCGCAAGCGACGATGCAGGAGAGGATGGCTGAAACCGTTGCCCGCGTGATGCGGCAAGCGTGCCAAAAATGGCGGCCACCACGCAAAGTGAAAACGCGGGATTGGGCGACTCGATACCGTTATTTGTCGAGTATCGAATCGGCGAGGCCGGGTAAATACGTTTTGGGCGTAACGCCGTATCTTGAATGGGAAAACAGCCCGCTTGATGCGCTGGACGACCCTAATGTGCAAGTGGTGTGTTGCCAGAAATCGGCTCAGGTGGCGTGGACTTCCGGGGTGTTGGGTAATTTTTTAGGTAAAACCATCGCTACCGACCCCAGCCCGATATTGGTTCTATTTCCGAAAGAGGGTGCGGCCAAAGAATACATGGATGAAAAATTCACCCCTATGGTTGAGGCTACACCGGTATTGCGTGAAAAAATTGACACCCGCTCCCGTGTGCAAGGCCAGCGGCAGTTGTTTAAACAATTCGGCGGGGGTTTTTTGAAGGTGGTGGGTAGTAACAGTCCTACCAGCGTGAAATCATCGCCCGTCCCGATTGTGTGCGTGGAAGAGCCGGACGACTGTAACTTAAACCTGCGCGGGCAGGGCGACAGTATCAAGCTGGCGAAAGAGCGCACCAAAACCTACCGCCGCCCCAAAATCGTATTGGGCGGCACGCCGACTATTGCGGGTGTTTCCACCATTGCCGCCGAAATGGAGCTTTCAGACAAGCGGGTCGGCATGGTTCCGTGCCATGAATGCGGCGAAGCGCACGCCTTGAGCTTTGATTATTTGAGCTGCGACGAAGACCCGAACGGCAACCATCCCGTATTCGGCAAAAAATTGCCAGAAACGGCGCATTACACCTGCCCGCATTGCGGCGCGGTGTGGAACGATATGCAGAAAAACCGCAATGTGAAGCGCGGTTGGTGGCAAGCCACCGCCCCGTTTCACGGTACGGCGGGTTTTTACCTGAACGAGCTTTACAGCCCGTTTCCCGGCAGTGTGTTTTCGGAGTTAATGAAAAAATGGCTGACCGCCCAGCATGAAATGGATAACGGCGATATCGCCCCTATGATTGCCTTTGTCAATTCCTCTATCGGCATTCCGTTTGAAATGACCAACGAGGGTATAAAAGAAGACGAATTGGCGGAGCGCGGCGAAGACTACGAAGAGAACACCGTGCCACGCGGCGGCCTGTTGTTGACGATGGGTGTGGACGTGCAGCATGACCGCTTGGCAATCATTATCCGAGCATGGGGCCGAGGCGAAGAAAGCTGGTTGGTTTGGTGGGGTGAAGTACACGGCAACACGGTTGACCCGAAATCCGACGTGTGGCGCAAACTGGCCGAGATGATTTTTCAGACGGCCTACCGCCATGAAAGCGGAGCCGGTATGAAAATCGCCGCCGTGTCGATAGACAGTTCGGACGGTAACACTTCCGACGCGGTTTACGGATTCGTTCGTGCCTGCCGTGGTTACAAACACGTTAACGTGATGGCGGTTAAGGGTAGCGTTAACCCTGATAAGGAGGTTTTCAGCAAGGCGCGCGCGATTGACCTTAAGCATAAAAACACCAAAGCCGACAAATTCGGCGTGCAGGTGTACAGCGTCGGTGTTTCGCGAGCAAAAGACCTGTTAATCGACGAATACGCCCGCATCAACCTTGAGGGCAGCGGCGCGGGTCGGATGCATTTTTATAAAGAGGTGCGCCCCGACTATTGCGGCCAGCTTTTAAGCGAAATCAAAGTGCCGAGCCGCATGAACAAGCATAAAAAGGTGTGGCAAAAGAAAGTGGGCGTGCGCAATGAAGCGTTGGATTGCGAAGTGTATGCACTTCATGCCGCGCGTTCGTTGGGCACGCATACCATGTCTGCCGCAAGGTGGGCATTGTATGAAAACGCCTTGCTGCAATCGGAACTATTTGCCGAGCCGAAAGCCGCCGAAGGCGACAGGCCGTCTGAAACGGCTGCACCACAAACCGGAAACGGTTATGGGGCAGTGGGCAGGCGGCGCAAGGGTGGAAATTTTGCCACCAATTTTTAA
- a CDS encoding phage tail protein has product MALTLPNGATVHIGELDAEKKVTVATNAAEAVLTANAHGLQNGDFVVLTSGWGELSGRVFKVGSITTNTFNLVGINTTDVNKFPAGGGLGSFRKVKKWTQLTQVMEFTTSGGDQQHYDHGFLEEDFDRQIPTTKSPMSIQIAVGDDAKLPGYQAAVAASNSAAETPMMVRLKTGDQLAYIGYLSVNETPTMVRNEGMKINMAYSLTGKLNRYAAS; this is encoded by the coding sequence ATGGCTTTGACCTTACCGAACGGCGCGACCGTTCACATTGGCGAGCTGGATGCCGAGAAAAAGGTAACAGTTGCCACAAATGCGGCAGAAGCGGTGCTCACTGCTAATGCCCACGGTTTGCAGAACGGCGACTTTGTGGTGTTGACCAGCGGGTGGGGCGAATTGAGCGGGCGTGTGTTTAAAGTGGGCAGTATTACTACCAACACTTTTAACCTCGTCGGCATTAATACGACCGATGTTAACAAATTCCCTGCCGGTGGCGGTTTAGGTTCGTTTCGTAAAGTTAAGAAGTGGACGCAGCTTACTCAAGTGATGGAGTTTACCACTTCCGGCGGCGACCAACAGCATTACGACCACGGATTCCTTGAGGAGGATTTTGACCGTCAGATTCCTACCACGAAATCGCCGATGTCGATCCAGATTGCGGTGGGTGATGATGCCAAGCTGCCCGGTTATCAGGCGGCGGTGGCGGCCAGCAATTCGGCCGCGGAAACGCCGATGATGGTGCGGCTGAAAACAGGCGATCAGCTTGCCTATATCGGTTATTTGTCGGTTAACGAAACGCCGACGATGGTCCGTAACGAAGGCATGAAAATCAATATGGCGTATTCGCTGACGGGCAAGTTAAACCGTTACGCGGCCTCTTAA
- a CDS encoding phage major capsid protein, producing MTNKTEKPDKSKLQNQSRFAVFQRESVDTEKRTVEVAFSSEEPVARWYGDEVLSHDAGAVDLSRLNDGGAVLFNHDWDKHIGVIERAWIDADKKGRALIRFGNSPRADEKWQDVQDGLLRHISVGYSISDLKQNVESEKLTFTAMRWQPYEISFVTVPADTTVGVGRSVDPVPSEPAATPENPVDNPESDKGNRSMNKDQNISAAVVAADPNNTAERGMQDERARVSGLLAIGRAYEAHGGVEAAEKIIAAGGNEAQLRAAIMENMKTTPTVTSDEIGMSENEKREFSLLRAMDAAATNNWSKAGLEREVSEELGKRFGRSATGFFVPTDLLSTRAYSKGTAANGGYTVANELRPDMFIEMLRNRLAVAQLGATVLDGLVGDITIPKQLSGSSVTWVDENGAGSDSNATFGQVSLKPKTVTANTELSRKFMLQSSLSAEQFARAELLKSMMLGIDLAAVAGSGSSNQPTGILNTDGIGAVAIDTNGGPLEWKHIVALETQIAAANADLGDLAYLTNTKVRGQLKTKLKADGVSGYIWQDGETPLNGYRCAVSNQVPSNLTKGSTNGKCSPLIFGNWADLIIAHWGVLDVIVDPYTKSKQGAVVITTLQDVDIAVRHAESFAAIKDIVTG from the coding sequence ATGACGAATAAAACCGAAAAACCGGATAAATCCAAATTGCAGAATCAGAGCCGATTTGCCGTGTTTCAGCGCGAAAGTGTGGATACCGAAAAGCGAACCGTGGAAGTAGCATTTTCCAGTGAAGAGCCGGTAGCACGATGGTATGGCGACGAAGTGTTGAGCCATGACGCGGGCGCGGTAGATTTAAGCCGTCTGAATGATGGCGGTGCGGTGCTGTTTAACCATGATTGGGATAAGCACATCGGCGTAATCGAGCGTGCTTGGATTGATGCCGATAAAAAAGGCCGTGCGCTTATCCGTTTCGGCAACAGCCCGCGTGCCGACGAAAAATGGCAAGACGTGCAAGACGGGCTGCTGCGGCATATCAGCGTGGGGTACAGCATTTCCGATCTTAAGCAGAATGTGGAATCTGAAAAGCTGACGTTTACCGCGATGCGCTGGCAGCCGTATGAAATCAGCTTTGTAACCGTGCCTGCCGATACTACCGTCGGCGTAGGGCGTAGTGTTGACCCTGTGCCGTCTGAACCTGCGGCAACCCCTGAAAACCCTGTTGATAACCCCGAATCCGATAAAGGAAACAGAAGTATGAACAAAGATCAAAACATCTCAGCGGCTGTTGTGGCAGCCGATCCGAACAACACCGCCGAACGCGGTATGCAAGACGAACGCGCGCGCGTATCCGGCCTGCTGGCCATCGGCCGTGCCTACGAAGCCCACGGCGGCGTTGAAGCGGCAGAAAAAATCATTGCCGCAGGCGGTAACGAAGCGCAATTACGCGCGGCCATCATGGAAAACATGAAAACCACGCCGACGGTAACTTCCGACGAAATCGGCATGAGCGAAAACGAAAAACGCGAGTTTAGTTTGCTCCGCGCAATGGATGCGGCGGCAACTAACAATTGGTCGAAAGCCGGCTTGGAACGTGAAGTATCGGAAGAGTTGGGTAAGCGTTTCGGTCGTAGTGCAACAGGTTTTTTTGTCCCTACGGATTTATTGTCGACCCGTGCTTACAGTAAGGGTACCGCGGCAAACGGCGGCTATACCGTGGCAAACGAACTGCGACCGGATATGTTTATCGAAATGTTGCGCAACCGCTTGGCTGTGGCACAGTTGGGTGCGACCGTGCTGGACGGATTGGTGGGCGATATTACCATTCCGAAGCAGCTTAGCGGCTCCTCTGTAACGTGGGTCGATGAAAACGGCGCAGGTAGCGACAGCAACGCTACTTTCGGCCAAGTTAGCCTGAAACCGAAAACCGTTACTGCAAACACGGAATTGAGCCGTAAATTTATGCTGCAAAGTTCGCTTTCCGCCGAACAGTTTGCCCGTGCCGAATTGCTTAAGTCGATGATGCTGGGTATCGACTTGGCGGCGGTTGCCGGCAGCGGTAGCAGCAACCAACCGACAGGCATTCTCAATACCGACGGTATCGGTGCGGTCGCGATTGATACCAACGGCGGGCCGTTGGAATGGAAACATATTGTGGCTTTGGAAACCCAGATCGCGGCGGCTAATGCCGATTTGGGCGATTTGGCTTACCTGACCAACACCAAAGTGCGCGGACAGTTGAAAACCAAACTTAAAGCCGACGGTGTGAGCGGCTATATTTGGCAGGATGGAGAAACCCCCTTGAACGGCTACCGTTGCGCGGTATCCAACCAAGTGCCGTCCAACCTGACTAAAGGCAGTACCAACGGTAAGTGCAGCCCGCTGATTTTCGGTAACTGGGCGGATTTGATTATCGCGCATTGGGGTGTGTTGGATGTGATTGTCGACCCGTATACCAAGAGCAAACAAGGCGCGGTGGTGATTACTACGTTGCAAGACGTGGATATTGCCGTGCGCCACGCCGAATCGTTTGCCGCGATTAAAGATATCGTTACCGGCTGA
- a CDS encoding phage tail assembly chaperone, whose product MNKLKLKPDATFKHTVMIPVAGSQEGAAVEFDFKHRGAQEMKAFWEGLGDRQNIDVVMDIASGWDLQEPFNRENVSMMLDNYPMSGAVVITAYQDEIFKARVGN is encoded by the coding sequence ATGAATAAATTGAAATTGAAACCGGATGCCACATTCAAGCATACCGTGATGATTCCCGTTGCCGGTTCGCAAGAAGGTGCGGCAGTGGAATTTGATTTTAAGCACCGCGGCGCACAAGAAATGAAAGCCTTTTGGGAAGGTTTGGGCGACAGGCAGAATATCGACGTGGTGATGGATATTGCGTCGGGCTGGGATTTGCAGGAGCCGTTTAACCGCGAAAACGTGTCGATGATGTTGGATAACTATCCGATGTCGGGTGCCGTAGTGATTACCGCCTATCAAGACGAAATCTTTAAAGCCCGCGTGGGAAACTGA
- a CDS encoding DUF3310 domain-containing protein, translated as MKDNINPNHYRAQPVECIEFTQWLNFCLGNAFKYIWRYNQKNGLEDLKKAEWYLQRQISEEPIYSELDDDLWVKGAEQLHECDFNAHQASALLNIWACAFNDTGRELPAALRCVRELIHGYPDDAGGNEK; from the coding sequence ATGAAAGACAACATCAATCCCAATCATTACCGCGCGCAGCCGGTCGAGTGTATCGAGTTTACCCAATGGCTTAATTTCTGCCTCGGCAATGCGTTTAAATACATTTGGCGATACAACCAAAAAAACGGCCTTGAGGATTTGAAAAAGGCCGAATGGTATTTGCAGCGGCAAATCAGCGAAGAGCCGATTTATTCAGAATTGGACGACGATTTGTGGGTTAAAGGTGCGGAGCAGTTGCACGAATGTGATTTCAACGCACATCAGGCATCTGCCCTGTTGAATATTTGGGCGTGTGCTTTTAATGATACAGGCAGAGAATTGCCCGCGGCTCTGCGCTGTGTCCGCGAATTGATACACGGGTATCCCGATGATGCCGGAGGAAATGAAAAATGA
- a CDS encoding terminase small subunit, with protein MLVNKRQLSEILGVSERSLTEWQKEGLPVASYADNRGQANEYDSGDVIRWMIQRELERLNKEKPRDRLDRLKADAIELDIKERTGELAPAALFERVWSDHILAARTEFLTMPDTLATELSAISGIEIDPDAISLHINRALEKLSNYGAEDDDDSASDDAGEDG; from the coding sequence ATGCTGGTAAATAAAAGACAGTTGTCCGAGATTTTAGGCGTTTCCGAAAGATCGTTGACGGAGTGGCAGAAAGAGGGCTTGCCCGTTGCCAGTTACGCCGACAATCGCGGGCAGGCAAACGAATATGACAGCGGCGACGTTATCCGCTGGATGATTCAGCGCGAATTGGAGCGCCTGAACAAAGAAAAGCCGCGCGATCGGCTCGACAGGCTCAAAGCAGACGCTATCGAGCTTGATATTAAAGAGCGCACGGGGGAATTGGCCCCCGCTGCATTGTTTGAACGGGTTTGGAGTGATCACATACTGGCCGCCCGTACTGAATTTTTAACCATGCCCGATACGCTGGCGACGGAATTAAGTGCGATTTCAGGAATTGAAATCGATCCCGATGCCATTTCTTTGCATATCAACCGCGCACTGGAAAAACTATCCAATTACGGAGCCGAAGATGACGACGACAGCGCAAGCGACGATGCAGGAGAGGATGGCTGA